The window AGACAAATGGCACTACCTGCTGCCATTACCCAAGGTGATGCTTAGTGAAGGAAAAGGCTAAGAGCTCAACACCTGTGTGCACATTTAGGATCCAGCAGCCACCGATGGGATGGGTCACATATACAAAGAATAATCCGCACTCCTCTAGAAGTGTTTTCTCTGAGCACTTACTGGTAATGCCATAGGATTGATCATGACTGATGGAATCATAAATGAAAGCTCTAAGACAGTGTGTATTGGGAGATGTCCATGTAACTTCAGTGCTTTTCCCTCCACTACACTGACATGACAAAGGGACATGGGCATCTCTCAAACAAGTAGAGCATTTATTTAGGATTCTGACCATTGTGATCATCAATCCTACAGAATTATCAGTGAGCTACCAGAGAATACATAATAGGgatcgactttttttttttttttttttctcgactgatctgtggcctttcagaccgatagccgataaccagaatatcggtataagttaacaGCTTTGTCTCTCCCCCGGCCCCGAAgcggctgcagatcattgatttaaagcgggcgctttaaatcaatgaactgcagcggcttttgcggggccagtgACTGCTGCcgccgcccacttctctccccccccctgcctgtccttagtCAAACCAATACTGCTGCcccattgcgccccccccccccccccccccatctccgattttataattacctgtgcccggggcccacgctacttctggctccggcagcgTTCTGAGCTGTAACTGTGCCCACTGATGGTGACatcgcgttgaggacatcactcatcattgcgttgcaggagccagaagtagtgtggacccacgggaacaggtaattataaaaccgtggatgggggaggcaatggggcagcggtggtctctggcgGGGCATCATCatcaaggtaattgctgataacgtacaaaatcatgaatatcggcgaaaccaataatcggtcgatccctaatacataataaagataaacttggttgcctatagcaactaatcagaactTGACATTACTGTTAAACTCTGGTTGCTATTGGTAACTTAATATTCACATATCTACATCTGTTTAGGAAGGTGCCGGTACCACAACATAAACCCTTCCTTGTTCCTTCATAGTGTAATGGCAGGACACAGTTGCATGAGATGGTGTGACACTAACTCCATACACAAAACTACTTGTGGTGAATCGGGGTtctgccattttaaaaataaacttGTGTTTGCAGAATGGAAATTACATGGTGACTGTCACTCTAGAAGAAATTCTACATACTGGAAAACCCCAATATCACAAGAAGGATCTGATGTGCCCTATTCTTCCTGCTCTCCCAGGTAATCCTTACAGATAAGTCAGATGACTACGTCattcgtgttttttttatttttttccctactCGACAGAAAACTTGGTGCTTTGTGCTTCAGACAGGTTTCCCTGCTACTAATATGTTGGCATCAGTAGTCACTTGAGACCTAAATAAGCCCAGAAAAGAGCAAAATATATTTTACCAAccaaaagtcttaaaggggttagtcCAACAAAAAATAACTCCCATGTCCACTGGATAGGGTTAGTTccttgtagatgggggacaagttGTTTGGCAGACTATCCCTTTAAGGTCACCTTACCCCTATGTGCTAAGACCCCTTCATGGTGTCCCACAGGTGCTGTAAATGTCTGGAGGTGTTGCTTTCTTTAGAACGTAGACCCCACCCCATTGCAATGGGACAGGTTGCAGTACATCTGAAAGTCTCCTGTAAAGTAAAACCTACATGCATTTTGTGACTGGCTAAGATGAAACATAATAGTAAATGCAGGCTACTAGGACCTTGCTGTTGAATCAATAATGTAATACTGTTTTCTACATCTTCTATAGCTATGGATGCTCCTAGTGCGAGTGAGTGCGCTTCAGTTCAGCAAGCTGACCGTCTGCAGTGTGCCAATGACTCTGTATCCAGAGAGATCTGTGAAGGCCTTGGATGCTGCTTCTCTCAGGATGTCACCCTGCGCTGCTTCTATGGAAAGAAATGTAAGGCTTCTATAAAGCTACTGGAACTAGTGTAGCAGAGTGACGCATGACAACCACGGCTACGGTGCACCTTATGTGGCCTGCAGGTAGAACAGTATACTAGAACAAGGAACAAGCTGCACACTGCTTCTAGAAAGTAAGGCCAGTGTTCACTACTCAGCTGTTGGAATACATATAACTTTATTAATGTCACCTCTGAAGAATTATCCATCCTTGGGTCCTAAAGCTGGTGATACTTCTGCATAAACTTGCTCAGTAGTGCACAGAACTTGGTTATCTGGGTACAAGCCACCGGTGATCATGGTATTGAACACTCGTAGAGGGGTAGTAATGAGTAGATGCCTTAACAATTTGTCTTCCCTGTACATAGTGACTGCCTATTGCTCTGCTGAGAACACCATGGTGGTTGCCATCTCAAAAGACCTGGCTGTACCATCCCTACTCCTGGACTCTGTACGTGTAGTGGATGTAGATTCCAACTCCTGCCCCAACCTGAGGGTAGCAACAACTGCATCATTCATTGGGTACCAGATCCCGCTGTCCTGTGGGAGTCCCCAACAGGTAACTGAAAACAATCCATAAATGTCTGCAAGATGAGCCTGCATTTGagtctaaggctctgttcacatgctGCAATGTTCAGAGAGAATGTCCATGCAAACACTCTGGACACTGCtgggactgcacaggaatgctcTGTCCCatagaacatgttcgttctttgtgTGGACAGGAaaaaatggaatttctgtgccagaaacatctggggcAGAAATTGCACCGTGTGCAcatcagcagaatcccattgaattcatcaGGACTCTGCTCAGAAATCACTGCCAGATTGTAATGCATAgaaatgtgaacatggcctcaggcTTCTACCAGCTTTGCTCTGTCTGCAATGAATTGTATGCACACTGCAATCTAACTTGGTCTTGCAGACTTAATTTAGTAAGGTTGTCTGACTGGTCTGGCTTCACAGGTGGCTGGCATGTCTATAGTGTACGAACACACATTTGAGGCAACCAAAAATATAAGGACTTGGCCAATGGGATCCATCACTAGAGACAGTACAATAAGGTAAGGGGAGAATTCCAGAGTGATGGCGACACTACTAGCACTGGTCAGATTACTAACATGCTCATCTTAATGCAGGGTGACTGTACGCTGCAGCTACTCCAATTCTGGTATTACCCCTCTGCAAGTAGAAGTTCTGACCCTTCCTCCACCTCTCCCTGTATCTACATCTGGACCTCTGCTCCTGGAGATGAAAATAGCCCAAGGTAACTTGGTTTGAACTGGTTGATCAAAAGTACAAATTCTGTACAGCTTTGATACATTGTAGGATTCAGCATAAGAATCTGTGATAAAATCTGAAGCAGATGCTGTTGAGAATGTAGTGATTTAGGATGTTTGTAAAGATGTAAAGGTAAAAAAATATGGCCTAGCTTAATGTCCAGACTACAGTAAGGATCTCACATCAGGGGccatgggttatccaggaaactttttttaatttttttttacatatcaactggctctagaaagttaaagatttataaattacttctattaaatcttaatcctttcagtacctatgagctgctgaagttgagttcttttgtctaagtcctctctgacacATCTCAGgaaaagcccagtttagaagcaaatccccatagcaaacctctactactgtgtagttccagagacaagcagagatgtcagcagagagcactgttgccagacagaaaacaactctacttcagcagctgataattattgaaaggattaagattttttaaatagaatgatTGGGAGGAGTAAGACTCCACTTACTCTTGTGGCAAACTGGGACATGACACAGGTCTCTGGTTTATCCAGAGGACTAATAAAAAGATCCAGTGTAAACTTAGCAATGCCCTTGTACAACTTGTCCTTGCAAACTTTATAAATGCTTAAGAGCAGAAATTTGGGTTAGGGTCAATCTTGTTGCAGACTGGATTGGTGATAAATGAAGCTTAAATGTAGGAGGTAATCCTGATATTGTCAGTACCTTGGCTCACTATCTTCAGCCTCATCAGAACAATTCATGTTAACAGAGGGACTGACCTATTCCAGCTATGGAAGCAAAActgaactgttaaaggggtacaaaaaatgtaaaatgcagAAAAAGCACTTTAAAATCCACAGGGCAGCTTTTAGAAGTGCTTATGTTTATACAGATTCTGAGCTGTAGTTTCCTTCCAATCTGCAGATATCAGTAGTTTGCAGCTGTAGTAGCCGCTACTTTATAAAGCTCTTCCATAGTCGTATTAGTGTTACAGAAACTGATGTCCATGTCTTACAGATGGGCAGTATACCACATACTATGCAGATCAAGATTATCCTATTGAGAGAATATTAAGGGATCCTGTAGATGTTGAAGTTCGGATTCTGCAGAGGACTGACCCCAGCATAATCCTGGTCTTAAACAACTGTTGGGCCACCAATTCTCCTGTGCCTACTGATGCTCCCCAATGGCCCATCTTATTAAACAGGTGAGGACTGACTTATAGAATGTCTTGTTCATGGTAGCCAAGGTATAACTATATATTGTGTTCACGTTTCAGCTGCCCTTTTGAAGGAGACAACTATCTTACCCAGCTGGTTCCTGTTGGCCCTTCCACACAGGCCGTGCCTTTCCCAACACACTACAAGCGCTTCATTGTAAGCACCTTCACCTTTGTGGATTCTAGCACCCAGACTGCTCTTAATGGATTGGTAAGCTTCTATGTAACCTTtagacttgtgtttttttttgtttttaaccccttaagggcccagctcattttcaccttaaggacgaagcccttttttcgcaaatctgaccactgtcactttatgcactaATAACtcggatgcttttactgattattctgattcaaagattttttttttttcgtgacatattctactttgtttgtggtaaattttcatggttacttcctttcttggtgaaaaatccccaatgtcataaaaattttttcgaacttttaaactctctgcttgtaaggaaattttgatattccaaattatatattgattcacaaatacaatgtctactttatgttgacatcataaaattgacatatttgttgtgtttgaaaaaattagagggcaatcttcaaaattttcataaaaattgcaaaatctgaagggacagatgttacagaactcccagcatgcctgggcagtctaggcattctgagttgtagtttggcaacatctggagggctaccatttgggcaccactgtaatggtggtctccaaactgtgaccctccagatgttgcaaaactacaactcccagcatgcccacagcctatggctgtctggacatgctgggagttgcagtttggcaaacactagaagggcagcagtaaatatagcTTTACTGCTACCTTTCTTTCCCTCCCACCATCACTTCCCTATCTGCACCACTTATCTCCGCTGTCTCCACCTATGATCAGCGGTCCCCACAGCATCGTCTGCACAGGTAAGGCCGCCATCTTCTTCCCCGCCCCTGTTCTGccggacatccaggggtgggcagagtgggggttttccatggcaaccccctgtagtgcactgccattggtcagaactaatttctgactaatggcagggtatAGGAGATTGCAGTGCTgcaaccttgctcctatccctcaggatgatcagggctgtcactgaccacTCCGATCAGCCcttttttccgggtgatcgggtcaccagagaacaGACTagcccagaataggagaaaatcggtgtctgaattgacatgcaaattTTCTCCAATCGCCAAATgatctcagcaggcatcctggtccagtcccaaaccagctagcggcagggaccagaattcccacgggcatatccatacgccccacgtccttaagtactcaggatgcagggcatatgccctacacccttaacaggttaaacatttATTTTAGTACACAGACACTACCATGCTCACAAACATCCAAGCATACCCTAGGAGCTCCCCGGTTCCCCCTAGTCACTATGACTGAGAGGCTCCCTGAACTGGAGGATCAGTAGACATTTAGCAACAACCAGCCCAGACCTTGTCAAATTTCTTCACACTTCCTACTAACATATAGGGCATGGTACAGAGGGGACATATTAATTAACTAGGGCAATCCACTGGGCCAGAGGGGGTAGGACTCATCCTTCCATGCCATCACTAACTTTACAGGCACAAAAGGAAACATCAAAACACGCTTATAAGACCCTGTTTCCAACCCATTAACAACTGAGAATTCCACTTTGTTTTAACACCTGAGGTATGTTAAGTGATCTGACAAGAACGTCGCAACATCCCTCCAAGGGCGCAACAGAGGAAAGTCCAAACCGCATGTAAGGTGCCCCTCACTCCCACACCTAAAACAGATATCCAACCCAGAGACCCCCATCCAATGTAGTCtaactggagtataatacaaactGAGAATAAACCTGGATTGAATAAGCATATCCTGGGCACTAACTACTGTAGAATACATTTTGACACCCTCCTTCCACATATCCTCAGACTAGGAATATCCTCCACCCACTTCAACTCCGCCATAGCAAATGGATCCAGACCCACCAACTGCAGTAAGGCATAACTCTGAGTGAGAGGCTTCGCCAGGTCAGTGGTCCCCAGTAGCAATTCTAGCTCATGAAACATAGGGGTAATCTCCAGGGACCAAAACTGCAGAGACCGCATGTCGCAACTGAAGATACCTGAAGTGGGCATCCTGAGGGACATTAAAATGCGCTCTAACCTCAGCAAAGGAAGGGAAGACAGTCCTCTCCAAACAGGTGCATGGCAAATCTGATTCCCTGGGAGCTCCAAAAGCCGGCTGCCTCCAACTCCCATAGGTGGTCCAAATGTGGATTACCAGACAGGGGTGCTCTCGGAGAAACAACCAGCTGAGTGAAACGTCCAGTAGCTACCGACCAAACCACAGCCACTGTCTTAATAGGTGCCGGCAAAGAGAAGGAACATACCTGTATAACGTGTTAGTCAGTGTCTCATAAGAGGCCATGAAGGTATTTGAAAGGTCCAGGTCTATCCACCAGGCCGCATACACCAGCTGCAAAGCTAGAAAATTGTGCATATTGACATAGGCACCTGGAGCAGAGCCTGTCCCAACCTTGGAGGTTTATTCTGCCAGTAGAAGAATCTCCAGAGCTCAGTTAAGCTTGACAAAAAACCCTGGGAGGAGTGAAAGAGGTACAAGAACTTGGAGAGCATCTTAAAAAGATTAACCCTGCCAGGCAAGGAGTTCCACGCCTGTAAACAAGTGTAGTTAGTAGGGGATCCTAATTAAGGGCCATAAACTCAGAATAGTTAGACACCTCCTCTGCCAAGTATTTGAAGCGGGACACTGCTTGTAATCCATTAGGAAGGACAGAAGGCAGAACCCACCCCCACTTGGGACAAGGACATTATGGATGATTTAGCCCAATTAACCTGCAAACCCGAGACCTCTCCAACAGACAAAATAGAGCGTCCAAGGAGGCCCCAACATCAGCTAAGTACACTAAGGTATTGTCTGCCTATAAAGAAATCTTCTCGGTCAGGGAACCCTTAGCGATCCCCTTAATAGAAGTAGAGGGGCAAACTGCTGGTGCCAGGTGCTCAACAGCTAAAGCAAACAAAAgcgatagggggcacccctgcctagtGCCTCTGCCCAACTGGAACAACCCGGGGATCTCCTCCAAATTAGTGCGTACATGGGCCCTAGGGAAGTCATACAGCAACCGAACCAATTTCCGAAAAACGGGTCTGAAGCGGAAGACTCGCATCAGGCACCAAATGTAGTGCCACTCAACAGAATCAAAGGTCTTTTATAGACATCAAGGCTGACCACATAACCAGGGGATCCATCCTCCTCCACTGCAGAAATGTTTAAGCTATAGTCCTTTcacgttaaaggggttctccactgctgccttccggagctctgcttgcagtgtccggaagtttattactttgaacgctgcgtgcgggcttccgtgttcgaggccaccccctcgtaacgtcatgccccctcaacaaaagtctatgggaagggggtgcaaccgctgtcacacccccttcccatagactttcgttgagggggtgtgacatcacaagggggcagccTCAAAcatggaagcctgcacacagcgttcggagtaataaacttctggacactgcaagcggagctccggaaggcagcagtggagaacccctttaacatcatgaCCCAGTCTGATCAGGatgaactacagaggaaatgtgccccccctcccctaaGCCTGTTCGCCAGGACCTTTTGCCAGAATTTTGAGATCCACATTAAGGAGGGAAATGGGGTGGTAAGAGTCCAGCAACCTTTAGCCTTGCCTATTGCAGCATTAGTGCAACTTGGTGCTTTACTGCAGACTTGCTATTTAACATACTTGGTGCTTGATCTTCTATACAACAGCATTTGTTCCAAAATGAGCACTCTGTACAACAACTTCTGGTTTAATGTCTTCAACCTGGTGTTCAATGACTTGTCTTGTTACCCTACAGGTGTACTTCCACTGCAGCGCTTCTGTATGTGTCCCATCTGCCGCGGAGTCATGTTCTGTGAACTGCGCCCCAAGGAAAAGTATGTATTGCTGTATAGTGTTTCTCAATTCAACAGGTGTCTAACCTTATGAGATTCTATCCACATTGTTTACTACTAAAAGTGCAACTTTTTTCTGAATAGTATCTGTTTCTTGAATGTGCTTggagtgcattcacaccatgtttttgtaaTAGTTCCCATATGTCTTCTATGTGAAaatcatatgcattgactctccattgaaaatcgtatgccaaaagatgcatcaggttgtctgtcttgcatcctgtaaggtcttgtcagttttttcctgtacccaaaacatag is drawn from Hyla sarda isolate aHylSar1 chromosome 4, aHylSar1.hap1, whole genome shotgun sequence and contains these coding sequences:
- the LOC130267322 gene encoding zona pellucida sperm-binding protein 4-like isoform X1; amino-acid sequence: MEFSLPSLLEDAAFALTIIDKDGKSHYLHNDSSCGTWIGQRSDSSVVIGSSFDGCYVRKENGNYMVTVTLEEILHTGKPQYHKKDLMCPILPALPAMDAPSASECASVQQADRLQCANDSVSREICEGLGCCFSQDVTLRCFYGKKLTAYCSAENTMVVAISKDLAVPSLLLDSVRVVDVDSNSCPNLRVATTASFIGYQIPLSCGSPQQVAGMSIVYEHTFEATKNIRTWPMGSITRDSTIRVTVRCSYSNSGITPLQVEVLTLPPPLPVSTSGPLLLEMKIAQDGQYTTYYADQDYPIERILRDPVDVEVRILQRTDPSIILVLNNCWATNSPVPTDAPQWPILLNSCPFEGDNYLTQLVPVGPSTQAVPFPTHYKRFIVSTFTFVDSSTQTALNGLVYFHCSASVCVPSAAESCSVNCAPRKRRAAKSWEPEDAPTTVTSHGPVMFYSEAMEADKVLHEEEGSLGSDLALIWLQGAASVGFILMVSLLGIYLYSRQKKCAVSSVNA
- the LOC130267322 gene encoding zona pellucida sperm-binding protein 4-like isoform X2; amino-acid sequence: MTEQMEAQRGGRWTDKDGKSHYLHNDSSCGTWIGQRSDSSVVIGSSFDGCYVRKENGNYMVTVTLEEILHTGKPQYHKKDLMCPILPALPAMDAPSASECASVQQADRLQCANDSVSREICEGLGCCFSQDVTLRCFYGKKLTAYCSAENTMVVAISKDLAVPSLLLDSVRVVDVDSNSCPNLRVATTASFIGYQIPLSCGSPQQVAGMSIVYEHTFEATKNIRTWPMGSITRDSTIRVTVRCSYSNSGITPLQVEVLTLPPPLPVSTSGPLLLEMKIAQDGQYTTYYADQDYPIERILRDPVDVEVRILQRTDPSIILVLNNCWATNSPVPTDAPQWPILLNSCPFEGDNYLTQLVPVGPSTQAVPFPTHYKRFIVSTFTFVDSSTQTALNGLVYFHCSASVCVPSAAESCSVNCAPRKRRAAKSWEPEDAPTTVTSHGPVMFYSEAMEADKVLHEEEGSLGSDLALIWLQGAASVGFILMVSLLGIYLYSRQKKCAVSSVNA
- the LOC130267322 gene encoding zona pellucida sperm-binding protein 4-like isoform X3; the protein is MTEQMEAQRGDKDGKSHYLHNDSSCGTWIGQRSDSSVVIGSSFDGCYVRKENGNYMVTVTLEEILHTGKPQYHKKDLMCPILPALPAMDAPSASECASVQQADRLQCANDSVSREICEGLGCCFSQDVTLRCFYGKKLTAYCSAENTMVVAISKDLAVPSLLLDSVRVVDVDSNSCPNLRVATTASFIGYQIPLSCGSPQQVAGMSIVYEHTFEATKNIRTWPMGSITRDSTIRVTVRCSYSNSGITPLQVEVLTLPPPLPVSTSGPLLLEMKIAQDGQYTTYYADQDYPIERILRDPVDVEVRILQRTDPSIILVLNNCWATNSPVPTDAPQWPILLNSCPFEGDNYLTQLVPVGPSTQAVPFPTHYKRFIVSTFTFVDSSTQTALNGLVYFHCSASVCVPSAAESCSVNCAPRKRRAAKSWEPEDAPTTVTSHGPVMFYSEAMEADKVLHEEEGSLGSDLALIWLQGAASVGFILMVSLLGIYLYSRQKKCAVSSVNA
- the LOC130267322 gene encoding zona pellucida sperm-binding protein 4-like isoform X4: MVTVTLEEILHTGKPQYHKKDLMCPILPALPAMDAPSASECASVQQADRLQCANDSVSREICEGLGCCFSQDVTLRCFYGKKLTAYCSAENTMVVAISKDLAVPSLLLDSVRVVDVDSNSCPNLRVATTASFIGYQIPLSCGSPQQVAGMSIVYEHTFEATKNIRTWPMGSITRDSTIRVTVRCSYSNSGITPLQVEVLTLPPPLPVSTSGPLLLEMKIAQDGQYTTYYADQDYPIERILRDPVDVEVRILQRTDPSIILVLNNCWATNSPVPTDAPQWPILLNSCPFEGDNYLTQLVPVGPSTQAVPFPTHYKRFIVSTFTFVDSSTQTALNGLVYFHCSASVCVPSAAESCSVNCAPRKRRAAKSWEPEDAPTTVTSHGPVMFYSEAMEADKVLHEEEGSLGSDLALIWLQGAASVGFILMVSLLGIYLYSRQKKCAVSSVNA